CATCAGGGCGATCATGTCAGCCCCATACAGAACCATGCCGGCCAGAAACGCCCAACGATGGCCGCCGCGTCCGGCAAATCCCAGCGCCAACAAGGCAAACACCCACGTTGCTGCAACGCCGAACACCGCGAGGGGATAAAGGGGACCTAGTGACCCGCCGTAGAACCTCAAGAGGTCAACCGTGCCGATGCTGACCAGAACGTCCAGCCGTACCGGAAGCAGGCCGGTGCCGAGCGCAGCTAGACCTGCGGCCCAGAAGAAGTAGTTCGCATCGCTTCGGCTATCGGCACGTAGATCGCTGCGTCGCTGCTCCTCAGCCGCTTCGTACTCTTGGTCCGTTCGACCTGCACCAACATTCAATGTCTGCATAGGTCCACCACATTACGCTTTTGACACTACTCCGCTCGCCTCCTATTCTAACTAAGTGGACGCCGAAGTAACGGTCAGCAATTATCGGTGCTTCTCTGACGCCCCGATACGTTTTGCTTTAAAAAACGGGCTACAGGCCTTTGTCGGGGTCAATAACTCCGGGAAATCTTGCCTGCTACGACTCTTTTACGGACTACGTAATATCTTTACAAATCTCAGCAGCAGTCAACGTGACGAATGTTTCCATCCGCAATGAGGGGAACGACGTGTTAGTGTCGAGAGCGGTATCGCCATCTCCCGTACCTCTTGTTGCGCTCAAGCCTGCTGCAGATCTCTTCTCTATTCTCACTAGAATGTTATATCTGGGCCCATTTCGGAATGCTGTCAACGTTGGCGGCAGTGGCGATTACTACGACATCCAAATCGGGCAGCCATTCATAATGAACTGGCGACGCTTAAAAACCGGCTACCAAAAGGAGCAAAGTGAATCGGGTCTGGCTTAATCCAATTCATCCTCGTGTTACTCAATTCGGCAATCAGGAAGCCAAGCTATATCCTCATCGACGAACCTGAGCTGAATCTGCATCCCTCCCTGCAAATTGACTTTCTGACGACGCTTGCGTCTTATGCAGAGCACGGGGTGCTGTTCGCTACACACAATTTGGGACTTGCTCGGGCTGTCTCGGACAGGGTCTATTCAGTACGACGCGTCGGGTCTGAGGGCCGGGAAGTCCGGGACTTTGCCGGAACGCCGGCACTGGCGGAGTTCTTGGGAGAGCTTGGCTTCAACGCGTATCAAGATCTCGGATTCGAAACCATCCTCTTGGTCGAAGGTCCAACGGACGTGACCTGCATTCAGCAACTTCTTCGTCTTTATCAAAAGGAGCACCAAATCGTGCTATTACAGCTCGGCGGAAGCTCCATGATTAATGGAGCGTGCGAAGCCCAGCTTTCGGAAATTAGCCGAATCTCTCAGCGCGTGTACGCTCTCATTGACAGCGAGCGTAGTCAAGCCGGAGAGCCGCTTGCCGCGGACAGGCAAGGCTTTACCGACCTATGCTCTAAGTTGAATATTCCATGTTGCGTTCTTGAGCGTGGCGCCATAGAAAACTATCTGTCAGAGCGCGCTATCAGAACTGTCAAGAATAGCGATAAGTATCGTGCCCTTGCCCCTTACCAAAAACTGAGGGATGTGGATCCAGCATGGGGAAAAAACGAGAACTGGAGAATCGCAAGACTGATGACGAAAGAGGATCTCGCCGACACCGACCTAAGAGTATTTTTGGACAAGTTGTAACGAGCTTGCTCTCGCAAATGACGGCAGGAACGATCAAAACTCGGGAGAATTGCCGCTGGCTTCGACTCGCCTGCAATAACCGTCTGAATGGGTTCAAGAAGGTAAGTGGTAGGCACGTGGGGACTCGAACCCCAGACCTCTACCGTGTCAATTTTGAGGTCACAAACCTAAAAACCTTTGCCCACCTACGTTTTCCGCAAAAACAGGCCCCCGAAGCGAACCTAAAATGCCGGGTTTTGATGGCGAATTGATGGCGAGTTTTGAACTTTCTTTACTACCCCATGGCTTGGGGTTTGCCGCAAAGCCACGCGTGGGTCGGGGAGAGAGGATTCGAACCTCCGACCTTCTGGTCCCGAAGATCGGCCCGGTTTATCAAGTTGTTGATTCGCTTAGCTCGGTTCTGCGTCGTTTTGCCGTTTGTTCGCTGGTTTTCGGCACTATTTGGACCCAAGTTGGACCCAAATTCTGACCCCCTGGTTTTCTGTTTGACCCCCTTTGATGGGAAAAGGGTAATGGGCGGTCGCATAAACTGAAGGAAGGCTTCGGTTCGGCTCTCTCGTCAGCACCTAACAGGGTGTCACATGAACGACGGGCTGAACAAGCGATTTTTGACAGAAGCGAGATAATGAGCCGTGGTCCAAAGCGTCTTGACTCTCCTATTCGTACTGGTGCTCTCGGCGTACGGTGTCGGGCAAGCCAGTTCGATTTCTGAAAACGACTACTGTGAATCGGCGATCGTCCCCTTGAGCGCCATCAGTGGTCGAAAGGTCATGCGGGATCTCCAGTCAGATGAGCTCGCGGTGAAAATCGGGGGACGTCCTGTTCCCATTAAATCGCTGACCTTCGATGAGCATCCACAGCGAGTGATCCTTTTTGTGGACACGAGTGGAAGCATGGCGACAGATTCATACCCCTCCGGTTCACGTTGGAGTTTCGCCCAACGTATCACCACTTTTGCTTTGGATACGATTCCACAAAATGCGTCAATCGCGTTGGTTACCTTCAATGAGAAAACGCAGCTAATTGGGTTTACCGGTCGAAAACAAATTGCTGCCGATATCACTGCTCTGAGTGATAAACAGGGAAAGGGTCGCACTGCGCTCTATGACGCTATACACGAGAGTGTGGCTTCACTCGGTGCCCCTAGGTTCGGGGACGCCGTTTATCTAGTTACCGATGGGGGTGACAACCACAGTCATGTGCAGTTCGGTCGCGTGCGGGACGAGCTAATTGCAAACCGAGTAAGAGCGTTCGTATTCCTAATTCGTGACACTGTTCCACAGAGCGAAGAGGAGTTTGCGGGTGTCACCCGGATGGAAGATCTAACTGTCAGAACGGGAGGATACCTCGTTTCTATTCCACGATTCGGGCTCGGCGATAAAGAACAAGCTCTACTCCAACAAGTAAAGAGTTTGATTACCGACCAGCTCCAAGGGGCGTACCGACTGCAACTTGGACTATCAACGCCCCTGGTAAACAGGCAGTCTCTGAAGGTCTCCTTAGCAAGAGATCAGAAGCAGAAACTGAAGAGTGTGTACCTTAACTATCCGCGTACTATCGGGCCTTGTTCGTTTTAGTAAATAGTTT
The Terriglobales bacterium DNA segment above includes these coding regions:
- a CDS encoding VWA domain-containing protein, translated to MVQSVLTLLFVLVLSAYGVGQASSISENDYCESAIVPLSAISGRKVMRDLQSDELAVKIGGRPVPIKSLTFDEHPQRVILFVDTSGSMATDSYPSGSRWSFAQRITTFALDTIPQNASIALVTFNEKTQLIGFTGRKQIAADITALSDKQGKGRTALYDAIHESVASLGAPRFGDAVYLVTDGGDNHSHVQFGRVRDELIANRVRAFVFLIRDTVPQSEEEFAGVTRMEDLTVRTGGYLVSIPRFGLGDKEQALLQQVKSLITDQLQGAYRLQLGLSTPLVNRQSLKVSLARDQKQKLKSVYLNYPRTIGPCSF
- a CDS encoding AAA family ATPase; protein product: MLLNSAIRKPSYILIDEPELNLHPSLQIDFLTTLASYAEHGVLFATHNLGLARAVSDRVYSVRRVGSEGREVRDFAGTPALAEFLGELGFNAYQDLGFETILLVEGPTDVTCIQQLLRLYQKEHQIVLLQLGGSSMINGACEAQLSEISRISQRVYALIDSERSQAGEPLAADRQGFTDLCSKLNIPCCVLERGAIENYLSERAIRTVKNSDKYRALAPYQKLRDVDPAWGKNENWRIARLMTKEDLADTDLRVFLDKL